From Trichoplusia ni isolate ovarian cell line Hi5 chromosome 11, tn1, whole genome shotgun sequence, the proteins below share one genomic window:
- the LOC113498981 gene encoding toll-like receptor 13 isoform X3 has translation MTDVQDWVDEIGSLKPMKAEVKQHTDPSCPKEKCSNEDIIHSFDLSGTTNPVPTLHTLVNEIQRTSSPSNTVKYLSLARCQLTRIPHIFGFRDSEGRWLSDTLEYMSFYGNSFLGMSSDDQYTMTFNATGATEMKPEEGSYIGEMGGNIWSSGLASVKFNKLKELDLRACSIQTLGENVFQGMESLTALYLGENEINHIAATAFVGLNNLMHLDLSRNKAVDGDGKPKNLASDRYFVFQDLTGLVSLDLSHTKLTQRNLGMLVGLGKKFKNLSICESGLDSLLPNIFNTTSLEVLDISGNNGIMIYGDSLRGVEKTLKVVFARDIGLQDMETFRDFKKLEILQLAHNEISFIDASVVQTLKKLQVLDLNNNRLPAWFDKRFSYMPKLKLLALRNNNINIISEEMIEDVLNVHYLALSGNFIVCNCHAKDLFKMAYKNQVTRHSGLLKVPTTGMYHLGYAFYNNIIEDRMDMILNCDKHCLEDIEVSGYFKLVDYTPTSYTCLMVSESRSMLVANVTSCKRASREVDYDAELANGRLVLLLILIIPCVLLPVAGIYMFRRHLRYCFITMRNSAMLSIITKNETIVEGTVFNYDVFVSYCNEDRGWVLEHLLPHIEAECSVSACLHERDFQVGLSILENIVSCMDRSRSIMLIISQRFLLSHWCQFEMHLAQHRLLETRREDLTLVLLEDIPRRLRPNTLHYLMVTKTYIVWPKDEGERSLFWRRLKKTLISQKTKQVENVSLA, from the exons ATGACCGATGTCCAGGACTGGGTCGACGAAATTGGGAGCTTAAAGCCGATGAAAG CAGAGGTGAAACAACACACAGACCCGTCCTGCCCAAAAGAGAAATGCTCCAATGAAG ATATCATACACTCATTTGATCTGTCCGGGACGACCAATCCTGTGCCGACTCTACATACACTGGTCAATGAGATTCAGAGGACCAGCTCACCGTCAAACACGGTCAAATACCTCAGTTTGGCGAGATGTCAGCTTACGAGGATACCACAT ATATTCGGGTTCCGTGACTCAGAAGGCAGATGGCTCTCCGACACGTTGGAGTATATGTCTTTCTACGGAAACTCGTTCTTGGGAATGAGCTCTGATGATCAGTATACGATGACCTTCAACGCTACAGGAGCCACTGAGATGAAACCAGAGGAAGGATCCTACATAGGTGAGATGG GAGGCAACATATGGTCTTCAGGGTTAGCCTCAGTGAAATTCAACAAACTAAAGGAGTTAGACCTAAGAGCATGTTCCATACAAACTCTTGGAGAAAACGTCTTCCAGGGAATGGAAAGCCTCACAGCTCTATATCTAGGAGAGAACGAAATCAACCACATTGCAGCAACGGCGTTCGTCGGACTAAATAACTTGATGCATTTAGATCTGAGCAGAAACAAAGCCGTCGACGGGGATGGGAAACCAAAAAACTTGGCTTCAGACAGGTATTTTGTATTCCAGGATCTCACCGGACTGGTCTCCTTAGATTTATCCCATACGAAATTGACGCAACGGAATTTGGGAATGCTCGTGGGCTTAGGGAAGAAATTCAAGAATTTATCCATTTGCGAATCTGGATTGGACAGTCTTCTACCTAACATTTTCAATACGACATCTTTAGAAGTCTTGGACATATCTGGGAACAACGGCATCATGATTTACGGAGACTCCTTAAGGGGAGTAGAGAAAACTTTAAAAGTGGTGTTCGCCAGGGACATAGGCTTACAAGATATGGAAACTTTCAGGGATTTTAAGAAACTCGAAATCCTTCAACTAGCTCACAACGAAATCAGCTTCATTGATGCTAGCGTCGTTCAAACACTCAAAAAACTACAAGTACTTGACTTGAATAACAATAGATTACCAGCGTGGTTCGATAAGAGATTCTCATACATGCCAAAATTGAAACTACTGGCACTAAGAAAcaacaacattaatataatcTCAGAAGAAATGATAGAGGATGTTCTGAACGTGCATTATTTGGCACTATCCGGGAACTTCATAGTCTGCAACTGTCACGCGAAAGATTTGTTCAAAATGGCATATAAAAACCAAGTGACGCGACACTCTGGGTTACTAAAAGTACCCACAACAGGAATGTACCATTTAGGATACGCTTTCTATAACAACATTATAGAAGACCGTATGGATATGATCTTGAATTGCGACAAACATTGTTTAGAAGACATTGAGGTATCTGGTTATTTTAAACTGGTCGACTATACTCCAACTTCTTATACTTGCTTAATGGTTTCTGAGAGTCGATCGATGCTTGTCGCTAATGTGACGAGTTGTAAGCGAGCGTCAAGAGAGGTGGACTATGATGCAGAGCTTGCGAATGGAAGGCTGGTGTTGTTGCTGATACTGATCATACCCTGTGTTCTGCTGCCGGTCGCTGGCATTTACATGTTTAGGAGGCATCTCCGATACTGCTTTATAACGATGAGGAATTCAGCGATGCTTAGCATTATTACTAAGAATGAGACTATTGTTg AGGGTACAGTATTCAACTACGACGTGTTCGTGTCGTACTGCAACGAGGACCGCGGCTGGGTGCTGGAGCACCTGCTGCCGCACATCGAGGCTGAGTGCAGCGTCAGCGCCTGTCTGCACGAGAGGGACTTCCAG GTGGGCCTCTCCATCCTAGAGAACATAGTGTCCTGCATGGACCGCTCCCGATCCATCATGCTGATCATCTCGCAGCGGTTCTTGCTGAGCCACTGGTGTCAGTTCGAAATGCATTTAGCGCAGCACAG ACTTCTGGAGACAAGAAGAGAAGATTTAACTCTTGTTCTTTTAGAAGATATACCGCGGCGTCTGCGACCGAACACACTACATTATCTGATGGTTACGAAGACTTATATCGTTTGGCCGAAGGACGAAGGCGAAAGAAGTCTCTTCTGGCGAAGACTGAAGAAGACTTTGATTAGCCAGAAGACTAAGCAAGTGGAGAATGTGTCGTTAGCTTAG
- the LOC113498981 gene encoding toll-like receptor 13 isoform X5 produces MTDVQDWVDEIGSLKPMKAEVKQHTDPSCPKEKCSNEEDIIHSFDLSGTTNPVPTLHTLVNEIQRTSSPSNTVKYLSLARCQLTRIPHIFGFRDSEGRWLSDTLEYMSFYGNSFLGMSSDDQYTMTFNATGATEMKPEEGSYIGGNIWSSGLASVKFNKLKELDLRACSIQTLGENVFQGMESLTALYLGENEINHIAATAFVGLNNLMHLDLSRNKAVDGDGKPKNLASDRYFVFQDLTGLVSLDLSHTKLTQRNLGMLVGLGKKFKNLSICESGLDSLLPNIFNTTSLEVLDISGNNGIMIYGDSLRGVEKTLKVVFARDIGLQDMETFRDFKKLEILQLAHNEISFIDASVVQTLKKLQVLDLNNNRLPAWFDKRFSYMPKLKLLALRNNNINIISEEMIEDVLNVHYLALSGNFIVCNCHAKDLFKMAYKNQVTRHSGLLKVPTTGMYHLGYAFYNNIIEDRMDMILNCDKHCLEDIEVSGYFKLVDYTPTSYTCLMVSESRSMLVANVTSCKRASREVDYDAELANGRLVLLLILIIPCVLLPVAGIYMFRRHLRYCFITMRNSAMLSIITKNETIVEGTVFNYDVFVSYCNEDRGWVLEHLLPHIEAECSVSACLHERDFQVGLSILENIVSCMDRSRSIMLIISQRFLLSHWCQFEMHLAQHRLLETRREDLTLVLLEDIPRRLRPNTLHYLMVTKTYIVWPKDEGERSLFWRRLKKTLISQKTKQVENVSLA; encoded by the exons ATGACCGATGTCCAGGACTGGGTCGACGAAATTGGGAGCTTAAAGCCGATGAAAG CAGAGGTGAAACAACACACAGACCCGTCCTGCCCAAAAGAGAAATGCTCCAATGAAG AAGATATCATACACTCATTTGATCTGTCCGGGACGACCAATCCTGTGCCGACTCTACATACACTGGTCAATGAGATTCAGAGGACCAGCTCACCGTCAAACACGGTCAAATACCTCAGTTTGGCGAGATGTCAGCTTACGAGGATACCACAT ATATTCGGGTTCCGTGACTCAGAAGGCAGATGGCTCTCCGACACGTTGGAGTATATGTCTTTCTACGGAAACTCGTTCTTGGGAATGAGCTCTGATGATCAGTATACGATGACCTTCAACGCTACAGGAGCCACTGAGATGAAACCAGAGGAAGGATCCTACATAG GAGGCAACATATGGTCTTCAGGGTTAGCCTCAGTGAAATTCAACAAACTAAAGGAGTTAGACCTAAGAGCATGTTCCATACAAACTCTTGGAGAAAACGTCTTCCAGGGAATGGAAAGCCTCACAGCTCTATATCTAGGAGAGAACGAAATCAACCACATTGCAGCAACGGCGTTCGTCGGACTAAATAACTTGATGCATTTAGATCTGAGCAGAAACAAAGCCGTCGACGGGGATGGGAAACCAAAAAACTTGGCTTCAGACAGGTATTTTGTATTCCAGGATCTCACCGGACTGGTCTCCTTAGATTTATCCCATACGAAATTGACGCAACGGAATTTGGGAATGCTCGTGGGCTTAGGGAAGAAATTCAAGAATTTATCCATTTGCGAATCTGGATTGGACAGTCTTCTACCTAACATTTTCAATACGACATCTTTAGAAGTCTTGGACATATCTGGGAACAACGGCATCATGATTTACGGAGACTCCTTAAGGGGAGTAGAGAAAACTTTAAAAGTGGTGTTCGCCAGGGACATAGGCTTACAAGATATGGAAACTTTCAGGGATTTTAAGAAACTCGAAATCCTTCAACTAGCTCACAACGAAATCAGCTTCATTGATGCTAGCGTCGTTCAAACACTCAAAAAACTACAAGTACTTGACTTGAATAACAATAGATTACCAGCGTGGTTCGATAAGAGATTCTCATACATGCCAAAATTGAAACTACTGGCACTAAGAAAcaacaacattaatataatcTCAGAAGAAATGATAGAGGATGTTCTGAACGTGCATTATTTGGCACTATCCGGGAACTTCATAGTCTGCAACTGTCACGCGAAAGATTTGTTCAAAATGGCATATAAAAACCAAGTGACGCGACACTCTGGGTTACTAAAAGTACCCACAACAGGAATGTACCATTTAGGATACGCTTTCTATAACAACATTATAGAAGACCGTATGGATATGATCTTGAATTGCGACAAACATTGTTTAGAAGACATTGAGGTATCTGGTTATTTTAAACTGGTCGACTATACTCCAACTTCTTATACTTGCTTAATGGTTTCTGAGAGTCGATCGATGCTTGTCGCTAATGTGACGAGTTGTAAGCGAGCGTCAAGAGAGGTGGACTATGATGCAGAGCTTGCGAATGGAAGGCTGGTGTTGTTGCTGATACTGATCATACCCTGTGTTCTGCTGCCGGTCGCTGGCATTTACATGTTTAGGAGGCATCTCCGATACTGCTTTATAACGATGAGGAATTCAGCGATGCTTAGCATTATTACTAAGAATGAGACTATTGTTg AGGGTACAGTATTCAACTACGACGTGTTCGTGTCGTACTGCAACGAGGACCGCGGCTGGGTGCTGGAGCACCTGCTGCCGCACATCGAGGCTGAGTGCAGCGTCAGCGCCTGTCTGCACGAGAGGGACTTCCAG GTGGGCCTCTCCATCCTAGAGAACATAGTGTCCTGCATGGACCGCTCCCGATCCATCATGCTGATCATCTCGCAGCGGTTCTTGCTGAGCCACTGGTGTCAGTTCGAAATGCATTTAGCGCAGCACAG ACTTCTGGAGACAAGAAGAGAAGATTTAACTCTTGTTCTTTTAGAAGATATACCGCGGCGTCTGCGACCGAACACACTACATTATCTGATGGTTACGAAGACTTATATCGTTTGGCCGAAGGACGAAGGCGAAAGAAGTCTCTTCTGGCGAAGACTGAAGAAGACTTTGATTAGCCAGAAGACTAAGCAAGTGGAGAATGTGTCGTTAGCTTAG
- the LOC113498981 gene encoding toll-like receptor 13 isoform X1 encodes MTDVQDWVDEIGSLKPMKAEVKQHTDPSCPKEKCSNEEDIIHSFDLSGTTNPVPTLHTLVNEIQRTSSPSNTVKYLSLARCQLTRIPHIFGFRDSEGRWLSDTLEYMSFYGNSFLGMSSDDQYTMTFNATGATEMKPEEGSYIGEMGGNIWSSGLASVKFNKLKELDLRACSIQTLGENVFQGMESLTALYLGENEINHIAATAFVGLNNLMHLDLSRNKAVDGDGKPKNLASDRYFVFQDLTGLVSLDLSHTKLTQRNLGMLVGLGKKFKNLSICESGLDSLLPNIFNTTSLEVLDISGNNGIMIYGDSLRGVEKTLKVVFARDIGLQDMETFRDFKKLEILQLAHNEISFIDASVVQTLKKLQVLDLNNNRLPAWFDKRFSYMPKLKLLALRNNNINIISEEMIEDVLNVHYLALSGNFIVCNCHAKDLFKMAYKNQVTRHSGLLKVPTTGMYHLGYAFYNNIIEDRMDMILNCDKHCLEDIEVSGYFKLVDYTPTSYTCLMVSESRSMLVANVTSCKRASREVDYDAELANGRLVLLLILIIPCVLLPVAGIYMFRRHLRYCFITMRNSAMLSIITKNETIVEGTVFNYDVFVSYCNEDRGWVLEHLLPHIEAECSVSACLHERDFQVGLSILENIVSCMDRSRSIMLIISQRFLLSHWCQFEMHLAQHRLLETRREDLTLVLLEDIPRRLRPNTLHYLMVTKTYIVWPKDEGERSLFWRRLKKTLISQKTKQVENVSLA; translated from the exons ATGACCGATGTCCAGGACTGGGTCGACGAAATTGGGAGCTTAAAGCCGATGAAAG CAGAGGTGAAACAACACACAGACCCGTCCTGCCCAAAAGAGAAATGCTCCAATGAAG AAGATATCATACACTCATTTGATCTGTCCGGGACGACCAATCCTGTGCCGACTCTACATACACTGGTCAATGAGATTCAGAGGACCAGCTCACCGTCAAACACGGTCAAATACCTCAGTTTGGCGAGATGTCAGCTTACGAGGATACCACAT ATATTCGGGTTCCGTGACTCAGAAGGCAGATGGCTCTCCGACACGTTGGAGTATATGTCTTTCTACGGAAACTCGTTCTTGGGAATGAGCTCTGATGATCAGTATACGATGACCTTCAACGCTACAGGAGCCACTGAGATGAAACCAGAGGAAGGATCCTACATAGGTGAGATGG GAGGCAACATATGGTCTTCAGGGTTAGCCTCAGTGAAATTCAACAAACTAAAGGAGTTAGACCTAAGAGCATGTTCCATACAAACTCTTGGAGAAAACGTCTTCCAGGGAATGGAAAGCCTCACAGCTCTATATCTAGGAGAGAACGAAATCAACCACATTGCAGCAACGGCGTTCGTCGGACTAAATAACTTGATGCATTTAGATCTGAGCAGAAACAAAGCCGTCGACGGGGATGGGAAACCAAAAAACTTGGCTTCAGACAGGTATTTTGTATTCCAGGATCTCACCGGACTGGTCTCCTTAGATTTATCCCATACGAAATTGACGCAACGGAATTTGGGAATGCTCGTGGGCTTAGGGAAGAAATTCAAGAATTTATCCATTTGCGAATCTGGATTGGACAGTCTTCTACCTAACATTTTCAATACGACATCTTTAGAAGTCTTGGACATATCTGGGAACAACGGCATCATGATTTACGGAGACTCCTTAAGGGGAGTAGAGAAAACTTTAAAAGTGGTGTTCGCCAGGGACATAGGCTTACAAGATATGGAAACTTTCAGGGATTTTAAGAAACTCGAAATCCTTCAACTAGCTCACAACGAAATCAGCTTCATTGATGCTAGCGTCGTTCAAACACTCAAAAAACTACAAGTACTTGACTTGAATAACAATAGATTACCAGCGTGGTTCGATAAGAGATTCTCATACATGCCAAAATTGAAACTACTGGCACTAAGAAAcaacaacattaatataatcTCAGAAGAAATGATAGAGGATGTTCTGAACGTGCATTATTTGGCACTATCCGGGAACTTCATAGTCTGCAACTGTCACGCGAAAGATTTGTTCAAAATGGCATATAAAAACCAAGTGACGCGACACTCTGGGTTACTAAAAGTACCCACAACAGGAATGTACCATTTAGGATACGCTTTCTATAACAACATTATAGAAGACCGTATGGATATGATCTTGAATTGCGACAAACATTGTTTAGAAGACATTGAGGTATCTGGTTATTTTAAACTGGTCGACTATACTCCAACTTCTTATACTTGCTTAATGGTTTCTGAGAGTCGATCGATGCTTGTCGCTAATGTGACGAGTTGTAAGCGAGCGTCAAGAGAGGTGGACTATGATGCAGAGCTTGCGAATGGAAGGCTGGTGTTGTTGCTGATACTGATCATACCCTGTGTTCTGCTGCCGGTCGCTGGCATTTACATGTTTAGGAGGCATCTCCGATACTGCTTTATAACGATGAGGAATTCAGCGATGCTTAGCATTATTACTAAGAATGAGACTATTGTTg AGGGTACAGTATTCAACTACGACGTGTTCGTGTCGTACTGCAACGAGGACCGCGGCTGGGTGCTGGAGCACCTGCTGCCGCACATCGAGGCTGAGTGCAGCGTCAGCGCCTGTCTGCACGAGAGGGACTTCCAG GTGGGCCTCTCCATCCTAGAGAACATAGTGTCCTGCATGGACCGCTCCCGATCCATCATGCTGATCATCTCGCAGCGGTTCTTGCTGAGCCACTGGTGTCAGTTCGAAATGCATTTAGCGCAGCACAG ACTTCTGGAGACAAGAAGAGAAGATTTAACTCTTGTTCTTTTAGAAGATATACCGCGGCGTCTGCGACCGAACACACTACATTATCTGATGGTTACGAAGACTTATATCGTTTGGCCGAAGGACGAAGGCGAAAGAAGTCTCTTCTGGCGAAGACTGAAGAAGACTTTGATTAGCCAGAAGACTAAGCAAGTGGAGAATGTGTCGTTAGCTTAG
- the LOC113498981 gene encoding toll-like receptor 13 isoform X7, translating into MTDVQDWVDEIGSLKPMKDIIHSFDLSGTTNPVPTLHTLVNEIQRTSSPSNTVKYLSLARCQLTRIPHIFGFRDSEGRWLSDTLEYMSFYGNSFLGMSSDDQYTMTFNATGATEMKPEEGSYIGEMGGNIWSSGLASVKFNKLKELDLRACSIQTLGENVFQGMESLTALYLGENEINHIAATAFVGLNNLMHLDLSRNKAVDGDGKPKNLASDRYFVFQDLTGLVSLDLSHTKLTQRNLGMLVGLGKKFKNLSICESGLDSLLPNIFNTTSLEVLDISGNNGIMIYGDSLRGVEKTLKVVFARDIGLQDMETFRDFKKLEILQLAHNEISFIDASVVQTLKKLQVLDLNNNRLPAWFDKRFSYMPKLKLLALRNNNINIISEEMIEDVLNVHYLALSGNFIVCNCHAKDLFKMAYKNQVTRHSGLLKVPTTGMYHLGYAFYNNIIEDRMDMILNCDKHCLEDIEVSGYFKLVDYTPTSYTCLMVSESRSMLVANVTSCKRASREVDYDAELANGRLVLLLILIIPCVLLPVAGIYMFRRHLRYCFITMRNSAMLSIITKNETIVEGTVFNYDVFVSYCNEDRGWVLEHLLPHIEAECSVSACLHERDFQVGLSILENIVSCMDRSRSIMLIISQRFLLSHWCQFEMHLAQHRLLETRREDLTLVLLEDIPRRLRPNTLHYLMVTKTYIVWPKDEGERSLFWRRLKKTLISQKTKQVENVSLA; encoded by the exons ATGACCGATGTCCAGGACTGGGTCGACGAAATTGGGAGCTTAAAGCCGATGAAAG ATATCATACACTCATTTGATCTGTCCGGGACGACCAATCCTGTGCCGACTCTACATACACTGGTCAATGAGATTCAGAGGACCAGCTCACCGTCAAACACGGTCAAATACCTCAGTTTGGCGAGATGTCAGCTTACGAGGATACCACAT ATATTCGGGTTCCGTGACTCAGAAGGCAGATGGCTCTCCGACACGTTGGAGTATATGTCTTTCTACGGAAACTCGTTCTTGGGAATGAGCTCTGATGATCAGTATACGATGACCTTCAACGCTACAGGAGCCACTGAGATGAAACCAGAGGAAGGATCCTACATAGGTGAGATGG GAGGCAACATATGGTCTTCAGGGTTAGCCTCAGTGAAATTCAACAAACTAAAGGAGTTAGACCTAAGAGCATGTTCCATACAAACTCTTGGAGAAAACGTCTTCCAGGGAATGGAAAGCCTCACAGCTCTATATCTAGGAGAGAACGAAATCAACCACATTGCAGCAACGGCGTTCGTCGGACTAAATAACTTGATGCATTTAGATCTGAGCAGAAACAAAGCCGTCGACGGGGATGGGAAACCAAAAAACTTGGCTTCAGACAGGTATTTTGTATTCCAGGATCTCACCGGACTGGTCTCCTTAGATTTATCCCATACGAAATTGACGCAACGGAATTTGGGAATGCTCGTGGGCTTAGGGAAGAAATTCAAGAATTTATCCATTTGCGAATCTGGATTGGACAGTCTTCTACCTAACATTTTCAATACGACATCTTTAGAAGTCTTGGACATATCTGGGAACAACGGCATCATGATTTACGGAGACTCCTTAAGGGGAGTAGAGAAAACTTTAAAAGTGGTGTTCGCCAGGGACATAGGCTTACAAGATATGGAAACTTTCAGGGATTTTAAGAAACTCGAAATCCTTCAACTAGCTCACAACGAAATCAGCTTCATTGATGCTAGCGTCGTTCAAACACTCAAAAAACTACAAGTACTTGACTTGAATAACAATAGATTACCAGCGTGGTTCGATAAGAGATTCTCATACATGCCAAAATTGAAACTACTGGCACTAAGAAAcaacaacattaatataatcTCAGAAGAAATGATAGAGGATGTTCTGAACGTGCATTATTTGGCACTATCCGGGAACTTCATAGTCTGCAACTGTCACGCGAAAGATTTGTTCAAAATGGCATATAAAAACCAAGTGACGCGACACTCTGGGTTACTAAAAGTACCCACAACAGGAATGTACCATTTAGGATACGCTTTCTATAACAACATTATAGAAGACCGTATGGATATGATCTTGAATTGCGACAAACATTGTTTAGAAGACATTGAGGTATCTGGTTATTTTAAACTGGTCGACTATACTCCAACTTCTTATACTTGCTTAATGGTTTCTGAGAGTCGATCGATGCTTGTCGCTAATGTGACGAGTTGTAAGCGAGCGTCAAGAGAGGTGGACTATGATGCAGAGCTTGCGAATGGAAGGCTGGTGTTGTTGCTGATACTGATCATACCCTGTGTTCTGCTGCCGGTCGCTGGCATTTACATGTTTAGGAGGCATCTCCGATACTGCTTTATAACGATGAGGAATTCAGCGATGCTTAGCATTATTACTAAGAATGAGACTATTGTTg AGGGTACAGTATTCAACTACGACGTGTTCGTGTCGTACTGCAACGAGGACCGCGGCTGGGTGCTGGAGCACCTGCTGCCGCACATCGAGGCTGAGTGCAGCGTCAGCGCCTGTCTGCACGAGAGGGACTTCCAG GTGGGCCTCTCCATCCTAGAGAACATAGTGTCCTGCATGGACCGCTCCCGATCCATCATGCTGATCATCTCGCAGCGGTTCTTGCTGAGCCACTGGTGTCAGTTCGAAATGCATTTAGCGCAGCACAG ACTTCTGGAGACAAGAAGAGAAGATTTAACTCTTGTTCTTTTAGAAGATATACCGCGGCGTCTGCGACCGAACACACTACATTATCTGATGGTTACGAAGACTTATATCGTTTGGCCGAAGGACGAAGGCGAAAGAAGTCTCTTCTGGCGAAGACTGAAGAAGACTTTGATTAGCCAGAAGACTAAGCAAGTGGAGAATGTGTCGTTAGCTTAG